One window of the Delphinus delphis chromosome 20, mDelDel1.2, whole genome shotgun sequence genome contains the following:
- the VPS9D1 gene encoding VPS9 domain-containing protein 1 isoform X4, whose protein sequence is MRHEAGQRGHRAGHRQPAPAGETVTPDTSKMLKLAEQCLERAQSTAAKLGKTCLRPAMPVAAPVPSPTSRHRRVYSDEGGKLSPFLPPEIFQKLQAVESQSSKKELTPLEEASLQNQKLKAAYEARMARLDPSQAMQKTSLTLSLQRQMMENLVIAKAREKTLQRKMEERRLRLQEAANRRFCSQVALTPEDREQRALYAAILEYEQDHDWPKRWKAKLKRSPGDLSLVTSLVSHLLSVPDHPISQLLKKLQCAVYRALYPIVSRGAASALGCRSLPPDADGLLAPGSRRLRPSQSLYCMPCPPEPSPAQRPTDGASASAPIPPPHPGNPDRGADGSPTGPSSPLADTSSDLPGNDSSFGDLEQFLATPERRGRGPGGQPEPQPPGVRKEPLLEQLKGTVQDIHDAIDRLLSLTLLAFEGLNTAASKDRCLACIEEPFFSPLWPLLLAVYRSVHRLREAALSRSMELYGNAPPAAVGVPTKLLPRDPEATAGGAYPYCAAAQELGLLVLESCPQKKLECIVRALRVTCACAEDYSRAREAAPQPGIAAIGADDLLPILSFVALRSGLPQLVSECAALEEFIHERYLIGEEGYCLTSLQSALSYVELLPRRALGK, encoded by the exons ATGCGCCATGAAGCTGGCCAACGGGGCCATCGAGCTGGACACCGGCAACCGGCCCCGG CTGGGGAGACTGTGACCCCTGACACCTCGAAGATGCTGAAGCTGGCTGAGCAGTGTCTGGAGAGGGCCCAGTCGACAGCTGCCAAACTTG GGAAAACATGCCTGAGGCCAGCCATGCCTGTGGCTGCCCCCGTCCCCTCTCCTACCAGCCGACACCGCCGGGTGTACTCAGATGAGGGAGGGAAGCTCTCTCCATTTCTGCCACCTGAGATCTTCCAGAAGCTTCAGGCTGTAGAGTCACAAAGCTCTAAGAA GGAGCTGACACCCCTGGAGGAGGCCTCCCTGCAGAATCAGAAGCTGAAGGCTGCCTATGAGGCCCGGATGGCCCGTCTGGACCCCAGCCAGGCCATGCAGAAGACATCCCTG ACCCTGTCCCTGCAGCGGCAGATGATGGAGAACCTGGTGATCGCTAAAGCCCGGGAGAAGACA CTGCAGAGGAAGATGGAGGAGCGCCGGCTGCGACTCCAGGAGGCCGCCAACAG GAGGTTCTGCAGCCAGGTTGCCCTGACCCCCGAGGACCGGGAGCAGCGGGCCCTCTACGCCGCCATCCTCGAGTACGAGCAAGACCAC GACTGGCCAAAGCGCTGGAAGGCCAAGCTCAAGAGGAGCCCAGGGGACCTGTCCCTGGTGACCAGCCTGGTCTCCCACCTGCTCAG CGTCCCCGACCACCCCATCTCGCAGCTCCTGAAGAAGCTCCAGTGCGCCGTGTACCGGGCGCTGTACCCCATCGTGAGCAGGGGCGCTGCCTCGGCCCTGGGCTGCCGTTCCCTGCCCCCCGACGCCGACGGGCTGCTGGCTCCTGGAAGCCGGCGGCTCCGGCCCTCTCAGAGCCTCTACTGCATGCCCTGCCCCCccgagcccagcccagcccaaagGCCCACAGACGGGGCCTCCGCCAgcgcccccatccccccaccccaccccggcaaCCCGGACAGAGGGGCAGACGGCAGCCCCACGGGGCCTTCCTCACCCCTGGCGGACACTTCATCCGACCTGCCGGGCAACGACAGCTCCTTCGGGGACCTGGAACAGTTCTTGGCTACTCCTGAGAGGAGGGGCCGGGGCCCTGGGGGGCAGcctgagccccagcccccaggggtGAGGAAGGAGCCGTTGCTGGAGCAGCTGAAGGGCACCGTGCAGGACATACACGACGCCATCG ACAGGCTGCTCTCGCTGACCCTCCTGGCTTTTGAAGGCCTGAACACGGCCGCCTCCAAAGACCGCTGCTTGGCCTGCATCGAGGAGCCCTTCTTCTCCCCGCTGTGGCCCCTGCTGCTGGCCGTGTACAG GAGCGTTCACCGCCTGCGGGAGGCCGCCCTGAGCAGGAGCATGGAGCTGTACGGGAACGCGCCCCCGGCGGCCGTCGGCGTCCCCACCAAGCTCCTCCCCCGGGACCCCGAGGCCACGGCGGGCGGCGCCTACCCCTACTGTGCTGCCGCCCAGGAGCTAGGGCTGCTGGTCCTGGAGAGCTGCCCCCAGAAGAAGCTGGAGTGCATTG TGCGAGCCCTGCGGGTCACCTGTGCCTGCGCGGAGGACTACTCCCGGGCTCGCGAGGCTGCGCCCCAGCCGGGCATCGCCGCCAT TGGCGCCGACGACCTGCTGCCCATCCTGTCCTTTGTGGCGCTGAGGAGTGGCCTCCCCCAGCTGGTGTCGGAGTGTGCAGCCCTGGAGGAGTTCATCCACGAGAG GTACCTGATCGGAGAGGAGGGTTACTGCCTGACGTCACTGCAGAGCGCCCTGAGCTACGTGGAGCTGCTGCCCCGGCGGGCCCTGGGCAAGTAG
- the VPS9D1 gene encoding VPS9 domain-containing protein 1 isoform X3, which translates to MRHEAGQRGHRAGHRQPAPEAGETVTPDTSKMLKLAEQCLERAQSTAAKLGKTCLRPAMPVAAPVPSPTSRHRRVYSDEGGKLSPFLPPEIFQKLQAVESQSSKKELTPLEEASLQNQKLKAAYEARMARLDPSQAMQKTSLTLSLQRQMMENLVIAKAREKTLQRKMEERRLRLQEAANRRFCSQVALTPEDREQRALYAAILEYEQDHDWPKRWKAKLKRSPGDLSLVTSLVSHLLSVPDHPISQLLKKLQCAVYRALYPIVSRGAASALGCRSLPPDADGLLAPGSRRLRPSQSLYCMPCPPEPSPAQRPTDGASASAPIPPPHPGNPDRGADGSPTGPSSPLADTSSDLPGNDSSFGDLEQFLATPERRGRGPGGQPEPQPPGVRKEPLLEQLKGTVQDIHDAIDRLLSLTLLAFEGLNTAASKDRCLACIEEPFFSPLWPLLLAVYRSVHRLREAALSRSMELYGNAPPAAVGVPTKLLPRDPEATAGGAYPYCAAAQELGLLVLESCPQKKLECIVRALRVTCACAEDYSRAREAAPQPGIAAIGADDLLPILSFVALRSGLPQLVSECAALEEFIHERYLIGEEGYCLTSLQSALSYVELLPRRALGK; encoded by the exons ATGCGCCATGAAGCTGGCCAACGGGGCCATCGAGCTGGACACCGGCAACCGGCCCCGG AAGCTGGGGAGACTGTGACCCCTGACACCTCGAAGATGCTGAAGCTGGCTGAGCAGTGTCTGGAGAGGGCCCAGTCGACAGCTGCCAAACTTG GGAAAACATGCCTGAGGCCAGCCATGCCTGTGGCTGCCCCCGTCCCCTCTCCTACCAGCCGACACCGCCGGGTGTACTCAGATGAGGGAGGGAAGCTCTCTCCATTTCTGCCACCTGAGATCTTCCAGAAGCTTCAGGCTGTAGAGTCACAAAGCTCTAAGAA GGAGCTGACACCCCTGGAGGAGGCCTCCCTGCAGAATCAGAAGCTGAAGGCTGCCTATGAGGCCCGGATGGCCCGTCTGGACCCCAGCCAGGCCATGCAGAAGACATCCCTG ACCCTGTCCCTGCAGCGGCAGATGATGGAGAACCTGGTGATCGCTAAAGCCCGGGAGAAGACA CTGCAGAGGAAGATGGAGGAGCGCCGGCTGCGACTCCAGGAGGCCGCCAACAG GAGGTTCTGCAGCCAGGTTGCCCTGACCCCCGAGGACCGGGAGCAGCGGGCCCTCTACGCCGCCATCCTCGAGTACGAGCAAGACCAC GACTGGCCAAAGCGCTGGAAGGCCAAGCTCAAGAGGAGCCCAGGGGACCTGTCCCTGGTGACCAGCCTGGTCTCCCACCTGCTCAG CGTCCCCGACCACCCCATCTCGCAGCTCCTGAAGAAGCTCCAGTGCGCCGTGTACCGGGCGCTGTACCCCATCGTGAGCAGGGGCGCTGCCTCGGCCCTGGGCTGCCGTTCCCTGCCCCCCGACGCCGACGGGCTGCTGGCTCCTGGAAGCCGGCGGCTCCGGCCCTCTCAGAGCCTCTACTGCATGCCCTGCCCCCccgagcccagcccagcccaaagGCCCACAGACGGGGCCTCCGCCAgcgcccccatccccccaccccaccccggcaaCCCGGACAGAGGGGCAGACGGCAGCCCCACGGGGCCTTCCTCACCCCTGGCGGACACTTCATCCGACCTGCCGGGCAACGACAGCTCCTTCGGGGACCTGGAACAGTTCTTGGCTACTCCTGAGAGGAGGGGCCGGGGCCCTGGGGGGCAGcctgagccccagcccccaggggtGAGGAAGGAGCCGTTGCTGGAGCAGCTGAAGGGCACCGTGCAGGACATACACGACGCCATCG ACAGGCTGCTCTCGCTGACCCTCCTGGCTTTTGAAGGCCTGAACACGGCCGCCTCCAAAGACCGCTGCTTGGCCTGCATCGAGGAGCCCTTCTTCTCCCCGCTGTGGCCCCTGCTGCTGGCCGTGTACAG GAGCGTTCACCGCCTGCGGGAGGCCGCCCTGAGCAGGAGCATGGAGCTGTACGGGAACGCGCCCCCGGCGGCCGTCGGCGTCCCCACCAAGCTCCTCCCCCGGGACCCCGAGGCCACGGCGGGCGGCGCCTACCCCTACTGTGCTGCCGCCCAGGAGCTAGGGCTGCTGGTCCTGGAGAGCTGCCCCCAGAAGAAGCTGGAGTGCATTG TGCGAGCCCTGCGGGTCACCTGTGCCTGCGCGGAGGACTACTCCCGGGCTCGCGAGGCTGCGCCCCAGCCGGGCATCGCCGCCAT TGGCGCCGACGACCTGCTGCCCATCCTGTCCTTTGTGGCGCTGAGGAGTGGCCTCCCCCAGCTGGTGTCGGAGTGTGCAGCCCTGGAGGAGTTCATCCACGAGAG GTACCTGATCGGAGAGGAGGGTTACTGCCTGACGTCACTGCAGAGCGCCCTGAGCTACGTGGAGCTGCTGCCCCGGCGGGCCCTGGGCAAGTAG
- the VPS9D1 gene encoding VPS9 domain-containing protein 1 isoform X1 has product MAAAVGDGAVKPLQCAMKLANGAIELDTGNRPREAYTEYLRSVHYISQVLLEEVEASKEAGETVTPDTSKMLKLAEQCLERAQSTAAKLGKTCLRPAMPVAAPVPSPTSRHRRVYSDEGGKLSPFLPPEIFQKLQAVESQSSKKELTPLEEASLQNQKLKAAYEARMARLDPSQAMQKTSLTLSLQRQMMENLVIAKAREKTLQRKMEERRLRLQEAANRRFCSQVALTPEDREQRALYAAILEYEQDHDWPKRWKAKLKRSPGDLSLVTSLVSHLLSVPDHPISQLLKKLQCAVYRALYPIVSRGAASALGCRSLPPDADGLLAPGSRRLRPSQSLYCMPCPPEPSPAQRPTDGASASAPIPPPHPGNPDRGADGSPTGPSSPLADTSSDLPGNDSSFGDLEQFLATPERRGRGPGGQPEPQPPGVRKEPLLEQLKGTVQDIHDAIDRLLSLTLLAFEGLNTAASKDRCLACIEEPFFSPLWPLLLAVYRSVHRLREAALSRSMELYGNAPPAAVGVPTKLLPRDPEATAGGAYPYCAAAQELGLLVLESCPQKKLECIVRALRVTCACAEDYSRAREAAPQPGIAAIGADDLLPILSFVALRSGLPQLVSECAALEEFIHERYLIGEEGYCLTSLQSALSYVELLPRRALGK; this is encoded by the exons ATGGCCGCTGCGGTCGGGGACGGCGCGGTGAAACCGCTTCAATGCGCCATGAAGCTGGCCAACGGGGCCATCGAGCTGGACACCGGCAACCGGCCCCGG GAGGCATATACAGAATACCTGAGGAGCGTCCACTACATCTCCCAGGTGCTGCTAGAAGAAGTGGAGGCCTCCAAAG AAGCTGGGGAGACTGTGACCCCTGACACCTCGAAGATGCTGAAGCTGGCTGAGCAGTGTCTGGAGAGGGCCCAGTCGACAGCTGCCAAACTTG GGAAAACATGCCTGAGGCCAGCCATGCCTGTGGCTGCCCCCGTCCCCTCTCCTACCAGCCGACACCGCCGGGTGTACTCAGATGAGGGAGGGAAGCTCTCTCCATTTCTGCCACCTGAGATCTTCCAGAAGCTTCAGGCTGTAGAGTCACAAAGCTCTAAGAA GGAGCTGACACCCCTGGAGGAGGCCTCCCTGCAGAATCAGAAGCTGAAGGCTGCCTATGAGGCCCGGATGGCCCGTCTGGACCCCAGCCAGGCCATGCAGAAGACATCCCTG ACCCTGTCCCTGCAGCGGCAGATGATGGAGAACCTGGTGATCGCTAAAGCCCGGGAGAAGACA CTGCAGAGGAAGATGGAGGAGCGCCGGCTGCGACTCCAGGAGGCCGCCAACAG GAGGTTCTGCAGCCAGGTTGCCCTGACCCCCGAGGACCGGGAGCAGCGGGCCCTCTACGCCGCCATCCTCGAGTACGAGCAAGACCAC GACTGGCCAAAGCGCTGGAAGGCCAAGCTCAAGAGGAGCCCAGGGGACCTGTCCCTGGTGACCAGCCTGGTCTCCCACCTGCTCAG CGTCCCCGACCACCCCATCTCGCAGCTCCTGAAGAAGCTCCAGTGCGCCGTGTACCGGGCGCTGTACCCCATCGTGAGCAGGGGCGCTGCCTCGGCCCTGGGCTGCCGTTCCCTGCCCCCCGACGCCGACGGGCTGCTGGCTCCTGGAAGCCGGCGGCTCCGGCCCTCTCAGAGCCTCTACTGCATGCCCTGCCCCCccgagcccagcccagcccaaagGCCCACAGACGGGGCCTCCGCCAgcgcccccatccccccaccccaccccggcaaCCCGGACAGAGGGGCAGACGGCAGCCCCACGGGGCCTTCCTCACCCCTGGCGGACACTTCATCCGACCTGCCGGGCAACGACAGCTCCTTCGGGGACCTGGAACAGTTCTTGGCTACTCCTGAGAGGAGGGGCCGGGGCCCTGGGGGGCAGcctgagccccagcccccaggggtGAGGAAGGAGCCGTTGCTGGAGCAGCTGAAGGGCACCGTGCAGGACATACACGACGCCATCG ACAGGCTGCTCTCGCTGACCCTCCTGGCTTTTGAAGGCCTGAACACGGCCGCCTCCAAAGACCGCTGCTTGGCCTGCATCGAGGAGCCCTTCTTCTCCCCGCTGTGGCCCCTGCTGCTGGCCGTGTACAG GAGCGTTCACCGCCTGCGGGAGGCCGCCCTGAGCAGGAGCATGGAGCTGTACGGGAACGCGCCCCCGGCGGCCGTCGGCGTCCCCACCAAGCTCCTCCCCCGGGACCCCGAGGCCACGGCGGGCGGCGCCTACCCCTACTGTGCTGCCGCCCAGGAGCTAGGGCTGCTGGTCCTGGAGAGCTGCCCCCAGAAGAAGCTGGAGTGCATTG TGCGAGCCCTGCGGGTCACCTGTGCCTGCGCGGAGGACTACTCCCGGGCTCGCGAGGCTGCGCCCCAGCCGGGCATCGCCGCCAT TGGCGCCGACGACCTGCTGCCCATCCTGTCCTTTGTGGCGCTGAGGAGTGGCCTCCCCCAGCTGGTGTCGGAGTGTGCAGCCCTGGAGGAGTTCATCCACGAGAG GTACCTGATCGGAGAGGAGGGTTACTGCCTGACGTCACTGCAGAGCGCCCTGAGCTACGTGGAGCTGCTGCCCCGGCGGGCCCTGGGCAAGTAG
- the VPS9D1 gene encoding VPS9 domain-containing protein 1 isoform X5 has translation MLKLAEQCLERAQSTAAKLGKTCLRPAMPVAAPVPSPTSRHRRVYSDEGGKLSPFLPPEIFQKLQAVESQSSKKELTPLEEASLQNQKLKAAYEARMARLDPSQAMQKTSLTLSLQRQMMENLVIAKAREKTLQRKMEERRLRLQEAANRRFCSQVALTPEDREQRALYAAILEYEQDHDWPKRWKAKLKRSPGDLSLVTSLVSHLLSVPDHPISQLLKKLQCAVYRALYPIVSRGAASALGCRSLPPDADGLLAPGSRRLRPSQSLYCMPCPPEPSPAQRPTDGASASAPIPPPHPGNPDRGADGSPTGPSSPLADTSSDLPGNDSSFGDLEQFLATPERRGRGPGGQPEPQPPGVRKEPLLEQLKGTVQDIHDAIDRLLSLTLLAFEGLNTAASKDRCLACIEEPFFSPLWPLLLAVYRSVHRLREAALSRSMELYGNAPPAAVGVPTKLLPRDPEATAGGAYPYCAAAQELGLLVLESCPQKKLECIVRALRVTCACAEDYSRAREAAPQPGIAAIGADDLLPILSFVALRSGLPQLVSECAALEEFIHERYLIGEEGYCLTSLQSALSYVELLPRRALGK, from the exons ATGCTGAAGCTGGCTGAGCAGTGTCTGGAGAGGGCCCAGTCGACAGCTGCCAAACTTG GGAAAACATGCCTGAGGCCAGCCATGCCTGTGGCTGCCCCCGTCCCCTCTCCTACCAGCCGACACCGCCGGGTGTACTCAGATGAGGGAGGGAAGCTCTCTCCATTTCTGCCACCTGAGATCTTCCAGAAGCTTCAGGCTGTAGAGTCACAAAGCTCTAAGAA GGAGCTGACACCCCTGGAGGAGGCCTCCCTGCAGAATCAGAAGCTGAAGGCTGCCTATGAGGCCCGGATGGCCCGTCTGGACCCCAGCCAGGCCATGCAGAAGACATCCCTG ACCCTGTCCCTGCAGCGGCAGATGATGGAGAACCTGGTGATCGCTAAAGCCCGGGAGAAGACA CTGCAGAGGAAGATGGAGGAGCGCCGGCTGCGACTCCAGGAGGCCGCCAACAG GAGGTTCTGCAGCCAGGTTGCCCTGACCCCCGAGGACCGGGAGCAGCGGGCCCTCTACGCCGCCATCCTCGAGTACGAGCAAGACCAC GACTGGCCAAAGCGCTGGAAGGCCAAGCTCAAGAGGAGCCCAGGGGACCTGTCCCTGGTGACCAGCCTGGTCTCCCACCTGCTCAG CGTCCCCGACCACCCCATCTCGCAGCTCCTGAAGAAGCTCCAGTGCGCCGTGTACCGGGCGCTGTACCCCATCGTGAGCAGGGGCGCTGCCTCGGCCCTGGGCTGCCGTTCCCTGCCCCCCGACGCCGACGGGCTGCTGGCTCCTGGAAGCCGGCGGCTCCGGCCCTCTCAGAGCCTCTACTGCATGCCCTGCCCCCccgagcccagcccagcccaaagGCCCACAGACGGGGCCTCCGCCAgcgcccccatccccccaccccaccccggcaaCCCGGACAGAGGGGCAGACGGCAGCCCCACGGGGCCTTCCTCACCCCTGGCGGACACTTCATCCGACCTGCCGGGCAACGACAGCTCCTTCGGGGACCTGGAACAGTTCTTGGCTACTCCTGAGAGGAGGGGCCGGGGCCCTGGGGGGCAGcctgagccccagcccccaggggtGAGGAAGGAGCCGTTGCTGGAGCAGCTGAAGGGCACCGTGCAGGACATACACGACGCCATCG ACAGGCTGCTCTCGCTGACCCTCCTGGCTTTTGAAGGCCTGAACACGGCCGCCTCCAAAGACCGCTGCTTGGCCTGCATCGAGGAGCCCTTCTTCTCCCCGCTGTGGCCCCTGCTGCTGGCCGTGTACAG GAGCGTTCACCGCCTGCGGGAGGCCGCCCTGAGCAGGAGCATGGAGCTGTACGGGAACGCGCCCCCGGCGGCCGTCGGCGTCCCCACCAAGCTCCTCCCCCGGGACCCCGAGGCCACGGCGGGCGGCGCCTACCCCTACTGTGCTGCCGCCCAGGAGCTAGGGCTGCTGGTCCTGGAGAGCTGCCCCCAGAAGAAGCTGGAGTGCATTG TGCGAGCCCTGCGGGTCACCTGTGCCTGCGCGGAGGACTACTCCCGGGCTCGCGAGGCTGCGCCCCAGCCGGGCATCGCCGCCAT TGGCGCCGACGACCTGCTGCCCATCCTGTCCTTTGTGGCGCTGAGGAGTGGCCTCCCCCAGCTGGTGTCGGAGTGTGCAGCCCTGGAGGAGTTCATCCACGAGAG GTACCTGATCGGAGAGGAGGGTTACTGCCTGACGTCACTGCAGAGCGCCCTGAGCTACGTGGAGCTGCTGCCCCGGCGGGCCCTGGGCAAGTAG
- the VPS9D1 gene encoding VPS9 domain-containing protein 1 isoform X2, protein MAAAVGDGAVKPLQCAMKLANGAIELDTGNRPREAYTEYLRSVHYISQVLLEEVEASKAGETVTPDTSKMLKLAEQCLERAQSTAAKLGKTCLRPAMPVAAPVPSPTSRHRRVYSDEGGKLSPFLPPEIFQKLQAVESQSSKKELTPLEEASLQNQKLKAAYEARMARLDPSQAMQKTSLTLSLQRQMMENLVIAKAREKTLQRKMEERRLRLQEAANRRFCSQVALTPEDREQRALYAAILEYEQDHDWPKRWKAKLKRSPGDLSLVTSLVSHLLSVPDHPISQLLKKLQCAVYRALYPIVSRGAASALGCRSLPPDADGLLAPGSRRLRPSQSLYCMPCPPEPSPAQRPTDGASASAPIPPPHPGNPDRGADGSPTGPSSPLADTSSDLPGNDSSFGDLEQFLATPERRGRGPGGQPEPQPPGVRKEPLLEQLKGTVQDIHDAIDRLLSLTLLAFEGLNTAASKDRCLACIEEPFFSPLWPLLLAVYRSVHRLREAALSRSMELYGNAPPAAVGVPTKLLPRDPEATAGGAYPYCAAAQELGLLVLESCPQKKLECIVRALRVTCACAEDYSRAREAAPQPGIAAIGADDLLPILSFVALRSGLPQLVSECAALEEFIHERYLIGEEGYCLTSLQSALSYVELLPRRALGK, encoded by the exons ATGGCCGCTGCGGTCGGGGACGGCGCGGTGAAACCGCTTCAATGCGCCATGAAGCTGGCCAACGGGGCCATCGAGCTGGACACCGGCAACCGGCCCCGG GAGGCATATACAGAATACCTGAGGAGCGTCCACTACATCTCCCAGGTGCTGCTAGAAGAAGTGGAGGCCTCCAAAG CTGGGGAGACTGTGACCCCTGACACCTCGAAGATGCTGAAGCTGGCTGAGCAGTGTCTGGAGAGGGCCCAGTCGACAGCTGCCAAACTTG GGAAAACATGCCTGAGGCCAGCCATGCCTGTGGCTGCCCCCGTCCCCTCTCCTACCAGCCGACACCGCCGGGTGTACTCAGATGAGGGAGGGAAGCTCTCTCCATTTCTGCCACCTGAGATCTTCCAGAAGCTTCAGGCTGTAGAGTCACAAAGCTCTAAGAA GGAGCTGACACCCCTGGAGGAGGCCTCCCTGCAGAATCAGAAGCTGAAGGCTGCCTATGAGGCCCGGATGGCCCGTCTGGACCCCAGCCAGGCCATGCAGAAGACATCCCTG ACCCTGTCCCTGCAGCGGCAGATGATGGAGAACCTGGTGATCGCTAAAGCCCGGGAGAAGACA CTGCAGAGGAAGATGGAGGAGCGCCGGCTGCGACTCCAGGAGGCCGCCAACAG GAGGTTCTGCAGCCAGGTTGCCCTGACCCCCGAGGACCGGGAGCAGCGGGCCCTCTACGCCGCCATCCTCGAGTACGAGCAAGACCAC GACTGGCCAAAGCGCTGGAAGGCCAAGCTCAAGAGGAGCCCAGGGGACCTGTCCCTGGTGACCAGCCTGGTCTCCCACCTGCTCAG CGTCCCCGACCACCCCATCTCGCAGCTCCTGAAGAAGCTCCAGTGCGCCGTGTACCGGGCGCTGTACCCCATCGTGAGCAGGGGCGCTGCCTCGGCCCTGGGCTGCCGTTCCCTGCCCCCCGACGCCGACGGGCTGCTGGCTCCTGGAAGCCGGCGGCTCCGGCCCTCTCAGAGCCTCTACTGCATGCCCTGCCCCCccgagcccagcccagcccaaagGCCCACAGACGGGGCCTCCGCCAgcgcccccatccccccaccccaccccggcaaCCCGGACAGAGGGGCAGACGGCAGCCCCACGGGGCCTTCCTCACCCCTGGCGGACACTTCATCCGACCTGCCGGGCAACGACAGCTCCTTCGGGGACCTGGAACAGTTCTTGGCTACTCCTGAGAGGAGGGGCCGGGGCCCTGGGGGGCAGcctgagccccagcccccaggggtGAGGAAGGAGCCGTTGCTGGAGCAGCTGAAGGGCACCGTGCAGGACATACACGACGCCATCG ACAGGCTGCTCTCGCTGACCCTCCTGGCTTTTGAAGGCCTGAACACGGCCGCCTCCAAAGACCGCTGCTTGGCCTGCATCGAGGAGCCCTTCTTCTCCCCGCTGTGGCCCCTGCTGCTGGCCGTGTACAG GAGCGTTCACCGCCTGCGGGAGGCCGCCCTGAGCAGGAGCATGGAGCTGTACGGGAACGCGCCCCCGGCGGCCGTCGGCGTCCCCACCAAGCTCCTCCCCCGGGACCCCGAGGCCACGGCGGGCGGCGCCTACCCCTACTGTGCTGCCGCCCAGGAGCTAGGGCTGCTGGTCCTGGAGAGCTGCCCCCAGAAGAAGCTGGAGTGCATTG TGCGAGCCCTGCGGGTCACCTGTGCCTGCGCGGAGGACTACTCCCGGGCTCGCGAGGCTGCGCCCCAGCCGGGCATCGCCGCCAT TGGCGCCGACGACCTGCTGCCCATCCTGTCCTTTGTGGCGCTGAGGAGTGGCCTCCCCCAGCTGGTGTCGGAGTGTGCAGCCCTGGAGGAGTTCATCCACGAGAG GTACCTGATCGGAGAGGAGGGTTACTGCCTGACGTCACTGCAGAGCGCCCTGAGCTACGTGGAGCTGCTGCCCCGGCGGGCCCTGGGCAAGTAG